A window of Symphalangus syndactylus isolate Jambi chromosome X, NHGRI_mSymSyn1-v2.1_pri, whole genome shotgun sequence genomic DNA:
ttgttttCCTGTGAGAACATACAAGACACTTGAAACTGGTTACTTTTGGAGAGAAGTATTAGAGTAGGAGGGAAGGGGCCAAGTTTTTATACCTTTCTGTACCATCTGATCTTTTTGCCATGTGCATATATTATCTTTCTTGCCCCCACTCCCCTTTCTAAGAACACTTAATTAGCaggttattttgagatattcctagGTAGGTTTGAATACCGGTggtgttatttttcaaaatactgtAGATAAGTGCCAAGTTTTGCAATTTAGAACTTCCCCTTGGATTTTCACTAAACTTTATATTTGCTCCCTTGATGCTTTAATCATAACGATTTCCTATTAAGTATAAAGTGACATTTTTAATGGGAGTTTGGCTTTATAATAAATTTGTGATGGAATCATTAGACACTGCTGCTCAAGAACCCATTTTTACACCCCAAAGGGCATCTGGTGATTTATAAACATCATCAAGATTATACATTCTATTTTgactattaaaaagataaaactgcAGTAAGATTTtacatgtacaattaaattatccATTGAATTTAGTAAAACAGCATCACAGTAGAAAAATACAGTCATAAAATTAGCTCTTACATTTTTCTGGGgacagaaaagcagaagaaatgagactaaaagtcaaaaaaaaaaaaaaaaaaagcccaaaaaacACTACCAAAAACAGAGTGagacaatcatttatttattggaCAGGGCAAGGTCATTTAAAGACTGGAAACATATCCCAAAAACGTGTTTAGTTTGGTGTTACAGGCATTGATGCTCACAACAAACAATATTATTCAATACATCATGTAAACAGGCCACATACAACCAGGAAGATGCTGTCAAGCCACTGAGAAGCCACAGTGCTTAGAAAACAATCATTAGGGAGTTACAGAGAATAATCATCTCCAATTCATTGATATGCATATTCTGCGGCTGCATAGTATTTGGCTGGTTCCCTGGTTATTAAGTGAGTTTTTCCGTATTTTAAAGAGCCTTGATTGGTACACACTTCTGAATATCACTGAAATCAGTCAAGTAAAGGCTTAACTAGCTCACATCATATTTTTGAACTACCCTAGGCAATAATTGACTATCTCATAGTACTGTAAATAAAATTCTGTACTTAGTACATTTAGCAGTGTTACAACGCATCCAAATCACCTTTAAGTCCTATGGTACATACTTGAAAAAGACAGCAGAAACTCACTGgagtaaatgaaaaaagaaatttggggagCTCACCTGGCCTGAGGTATACAAGCTGCTAGCAAAGATAGACACACCTGAAAACCACTTTGTCAATTATTTGCCAAGTCATTTGGCCTGATTTTTAGCCTGATTTTTAGCAGGACTCTTCCCGACTGAGGAGGCAGATTTCAACATCCATTCTAGAGACTAGCCAtagtattataagtaatatatCATAAATGCTTGGTTATGAGGAAAAACTATTCAGCATAAGATTCACAGAGAAAAACCTGTTAGGTATCTGGCCCTCCTGCCTGAAATCTATTGATTTTACCAACCACTCCCTTTCACAGCAATAAGAGTTCTCAAGATGAGAAGAATTTTCTCACTCCATATAGAAAACCACATTTGGGAAGCCAGTCCCAAAAGACCAAATATTGtagaatttcatttatatgaaataaccagaataagcaaatctacAGAGagaaatagattagtggttgcctggggctcgGGGACGGGGTGGGCACTGGGAGAAAATGAGAGGTGACTGTTCAAGGGtacaggtttctttttggggtaacgaaatgttctaaaattgactgtggtcaCGGttacacaactttgtgaatacactaaaaaccactgaattgtaccctTAAAATGGGTGAACTGtaaggtatgtgaattatatctcaataatgtTACAAACATATTAAGAAAAGAAGATACACCCCCAAAGAGAAGGAAACAAGAGGCTCTTCCAAACCAAATCATACCAGAAGAAAACAGTAGCCAAGTCTGATGGAAGGAGCTTGTTTCTTGCATGCTATTTTATCATCATCACTTTAACCCctgatttcacatttttaatttatttctaaattattttaggtTATCAGCAGATTTCGAACTTTGTTCTCATTAGAGAGCAGAGTCAGTGTTCCACAGACAGACTGGGCTGGCGTAACAAACCAAAactaaacaacaataaaaacccaaTGAAAAATAATCTCATGCTTTGGGGCCATGTGTTACCAGTCAGAAGAGAAGAGCTGATGTTCATttctaatggaaaataaaatgcctaCAAGTACAATGGCATCTTATGACTCATGCCTAAATTAGGCACATTTCCTTTTCAAACCTGCATACAGTTATTCCCTTTTTACACCTATACAATTCAACAAAAGCAATGTTTTTATACCTGTACAATCCAAAAAAAGCAACGTTCTCTACAAAGAAATGTTGAGCTTCCTACAGCTCTCTAGCTCAAAGAGCTAGCCAATTTccttaaaagtaaaattactgtttctaaaaatatcaaCTCTGTATCCTCATCCTCACTTTCAGCAACATACAGTGAAGATGGAAAACTTGAAGCCTGCTATAAATCAGAAACTACAAAACAATTTCTTAAATGACTTGATTTTTctaaaaaccttaaaaacattagtTCCAAATACTGAGAATATATTTGGCGCAATTCCTTTGAACTCTGTCTTTAGATTAATGACGAGTTTCCTTTATTTCACTTATTCACTAGTTTAGTATGAAATAGAGTTTGCATCAGTTAAACTGGCGAATGACAATTTTCCTCAATGATTTTCTTCTGCATAGGCATGATAATGAAATCACAAAAGGTCTTCAACTATTCTTACACTATATAATCAATTAGGGAAATTTTTACAGACAAATGAAGAGAACACAAGTAGCTTTACAGCAAGCTGAGCTTGTTAATTTGTTCTGACAAAGAATTTCTGACACAAAAATTCCTCACTGCACACAGAATCTCAGAGAAATGATGAAACAAGACGGCTGATGGTAGAAGGTATATGGGAGCAGGGTAGGGTGAAAAGtcccaaataaattaaaaactggcAAGTACTTCTGAAGCAGAGCCACTTTTTAGGGGACACAAGAAAAACTGTTAAATCACCATTTTGGTCTCATTAGGGAAGTCCATTTGTTAAGAATTGAAGACCATTTTACCATAATTCATGCTGCAAAATGCAGCAGTCACACAGTATTTCCAAAAGGATTCCAAAAATTGTagtgcaaaagaaaagaaatctaaaaaaataaataatcacaaaaaCCACCAACATTTTTCAAGGAAATGTGTTCAAAACAGTGGCTTTTACAAAAGATGTGgatttgttttaaatgaaaaaaaataattcctaTATGAAATACCAAAGACTCATTTCACATATAACTTACACTGCATTAATGATTGGATTAACAGTATATAAACAAGGGCCATGGTTTTTTTCTAAAGTAGGTCTGAAAGATCAATATAAATACTAATGGGGGGCAGGGAGGAGTGTTTTATACCCCAAACTCCAATATTCCAGCTCTGTGTCCTGTCCTATTATTATAATTTGTAAAAATCTTAACGACGCAGCGATTCGAGTTTTCGTAACTTCAATGATGTGTTAGAGGACAATGCATCTTGGTTTGAAGAATTTGTTGTATCCGAAGGCCGGAAAAGTACTCGACCACGATGATTAAATACATAAAAGGATGGGTGATTCCTTAACGTATCAAATGTccttgaaagaagaaagaagcatcAATTTTAGACAAACCTTTATAAAACCCTACTTGAAAATAAGTAGGCTTCTAATGAATTATCAATTTACTAtgggttatatttttaaaaaagtattaatacATGAAATCAGACTATAAATAATAATCATACTGTATCTCTTTtcctatataaagaaaataagaaacctGGAAAAGCAGCATAAAGCtctcaaatttcttctttttaaaaaaaatagagatagggtctcattctgttgcccaagctggagtgcagtagcacaattatagctcactgcagcctcaaactcctggactcaagcaaccctctcatctcagccccccaagtgcTGGCACTACAGCtgcgcaccaccacacatggctttcttttattattactttttgtagagacagggtctcccaatgttgcccaggtggtctcagactcctgggatcaagcaattctcctacctcagcctcccaaagagctgagattacaggtatgagccacgatgcccggcttctaatatattttttttattcagCCATTCCTTCCAGAATGCCTATGAATAACAACACAAATACTAGCTCAACTATTAATCTCCCCTGTAAATCTAACAGTAACGCATGCtgaatagtctttttaaaaaagcagcacATAGATTACAGCTTTGATTATTCTCATTTGGCCCTCATTATTCGAGCCATATGATCGTTTCACAGATCTGTTTTCCAAGAATCTTTCAAGTACAACAAAAAATTCCTTTTGGACCTCTGTACCTGCTATTGTCCAAACACATATTTTTTCTACCACCTACTTAATGAcatcattttacttctttccttcctggtCCCTTGCCTGTGATTCTTGGTAGACTCTTTGTAAGAACAAGCAGTGATGACAGTAAAGTATCCTTTTTACTTTTCCAGTGAGATATGTAGTCTAAAAGAGTTCACAAACACCTTGGTGTGTGGcctttatggtttttgtttttcagtattaTTTTCCTGGAAAGGATAGAAGAACTCTTCCTTTGATAAAAACTCAAATCTCAGTCAGCCCACCTAAACATCCAAGCATACCCCCATACAAAAAAGGAGGCCTGATATGTAACTCCTTAAAATGTACATAttgggcggggcatggtggctcacacctgtaatcccagaactttgggaacccaaggcgggtggatcacttgaggtcaggagttcgagaccatcctggccaacatggtgaaaccccgtctctaccaaaaatacaaaaattagctgggcatggcagcaggtgcctgtaatcccagctactcaggaggctgaggcaggagaatcacttgaacttaggaggcagaggttgcagtgagccaaaatcatgccaatgcactccagcctggttgacagagactttctttctttctccataaagaaagaaataaaaataaataaaatgtacataatgAACTAAAAGTAAAAGGGGGATATGACTTTCCTCTAACACATAAATGTTTACTGTGACTCCTTCTAAGAAAATATTGTAAAGTGATATCATGTCCAGGATCAAGAAGGTGGGTAAAGTCCAGAGATGGAACTGAACAAAGCTAAAGGATGATTTTAGgaaagtaaaaatatgaaaaataaaagcaaacacagCTCATGAAAATAGCTTAGAAGTAgtccaggagaaaaaaagaaagcagaataacAAATATACTTTCAATCCAGTAGTAGAAAAGGGCCCGGGAGCAGAGCTTATCTCACAGACTAGGTTCAAGTGGGAGGGGAAACCGAAAACCACTTACTCTTCCAAAGACTAAGCTGGGACAAGAGGATAGAAAGAGGATGGTAGGAAGAGAGGgatggaaggagagaaagggagaagggaggggggaaggaagggagcaaggaaggaatggagggagaAAGGTTAAAAATTCTGAGGCATTATTTTTCTACATATCTATTTTCATCCATACAACCAACCAATAATTTTAAGCAACACATTTTTTTGATTCTACTGTGAACAATCTGGCATTCATCTTCCATTTTCTTACAGTATCAAATACCGCCTCAATGTTTTTACCTCATTATTCATACAAACTGTGTAATCAAAATGCAGAAACAAAACCAACTTTTATGTACcagaaaatgtacttttaaaaattatgtgaatacAGCAAACCTGTATGAAATGCGATGCCTATGAAAAGAGAAAGACTTACTTATTTTTCAGTTCTGAAGTGGCATCCATGTCTTTAAACTCTCCTGCAATATGAACTATACCGTAACAGGTAACTGCAAAGGCCAGAAGTGTCTGAAGAACTATCTGTGAGTATAAAGATTGAGATTACTAAATAACACAAACATTACTATAAGCATTTACAATTTTCTCTCTACCTCTTTATTGCCTCTAATAGGTAGTCCTCTCAGGGCCACCATCAGGGAGACAATGCTCACTTGAAATGACTGGGATTCAGATGCAATACAATCTATAAATTCTGTGGCTTGGCTGCAAAAATACCTCTGATGCTTCAATAAATAAATCTAGTGACATGTTCAAATAAGCAAAATCACTGAGTACTGAATGGTACTGAGCCACTCAGAACTCAATGATCAAATATTACCTGCTTCCAAGAGCAACTAAGAATTTTTAAggtattattgttttttgtttttgttgttttttgctttttgtttttgaaacggagtttccttcttgttatccaggctggagtgcaatggtgcaatctcagctcactgcaacctccatgtcccgggttcaagcaattctcctttctcagcctcctgagtagattacaggcaagcgccaccatgccaggctaattttgtatttttagtagagacagggtttctccatgttggtcaggctggtctcgaactcctgacctcaggtgatctgcctgccacggcctcccaaagtgctgggattacaggcgtgagccaccacgcccagccagtattATTGTTACATATCATAGAGTGCAGAAAGCATATGTACACAGTATAAAGCAATTAAAAGACCATGTACCCACCACCCAGCTTAAGAAACAGATCATTCCTAGTACCTTTCAAGTTCCACATGTCCCTCTCAGATTATATCCTTTACCTTCCCTCTCAAAGTTAACTATTGTCCTGAATTGTATATTACTCAGTTTCTTGCTTTTCTTGATAATTTTACCAgctattaaatatatatgaatctCTAAAACATATATGCCTTACTTTTGCCCATACTAAACTTTATTTAAATGTACtcaaatgtattcttttgtgtctagctttcCTTGCTCAACATCatgtcattgtgtgtgtgtgtgtgtttttttttcttttttttgagatggagtcttgctctgtcacccaggctggagtgcagtggtgcaatctcggctcactgcaacctcggtctcccaggttcaagcgattctcgtgcctcagcccccaagtggctaggattacaggtgcccgtcactgcacccaaccaatttttatatttttagtagagatggggtttcaccatgtcggccaggctggtttcaaactctgacctcaggtgatccgcctgcctcagcctcccaaagtgctgggattacaggcatgagccaccacgcttggccaattTTCACTGTGCTTTGTATTTCATGATATGAAAataccacaatttatccattctgctgttgTTATTGGATATGTGGGTTGTTTCCTGTTACTTTCACAATCAACATGAATGTTCATATGCATGTCGCCCAGTTCATACATGGAAACACTGAGTGTAGAGTATGCACATGTTCAATTTTATTGAGTAGTATCAACTGCTTTCCAAAGAGGTTGAGCAAGCAAAAACacagaatgttttattttaaccgacatgggattatgggcatgttcAGATTATAGAAAAAGGTTCTTTAAAATAGACAtaaatgtgtgtgggtgtgtgtgtgtgtgtatctaccaCACAAAAAAAAGGTGATAGGAGTTAATAGCCTCATCAATCATATATTTAATTACAAAGTCAAAATTAGCCACAATCTATTTTCCTGTTTAAATTAAAATCTAACATCATACAcgataccaatttacattcccaccaccagtCTACCAAGAACACttggtttctgtttttgagatgggagtctcgctctgtcacccaggttggagtacagtggcatgatctcggctcactgcaacctttgcctcccgggttcaagtgattctcctgcctcggcctcccgcgtATCTGGGAttaaggcgcccaccaccatgcccggctaattttttgtgtttttagtagagacggggtttcactgtgttagccaggatggtcttgatctcctgacctcgtgatctgcctgccttggccttccaaagtgctgggattacaggcatgagccaccgtgcctggccagaagacTTGTTTTATACAACACAGTCACAGGCACTTTTAACAAGAATCTATATGAGCTGTCATGAAAATAAGATTGAAGTTGTtaataaaaaagttaattataaaactatacatatatacacatgtataactttttaaagaaaaaataatacgtGTTTGGATTAGGTAAAACTACACATAATGTTGTTTGTGTACTGGAAGAAGACTGAACTACTGCTATACTCCAAACTGTTGGGAGTTGAAGTGGAACTGCCAAGGAATGGGGCCAGTTTTTCTGTTGTTGGTGTTTTTATAATTGTGTAGGGTCAGTTTTAGTTTTTACTGTTTGACTCTGTTACAAAGAACTTACTACTTGTGTAATTTCAAGTTTAGTAAAGATAAAAATTGTGAGTGATGCTGGAATACTtatcattttagttttaaaaaacactttcctggtcgggcactgtggctcacacctgtaatcccagcacttgggaggctgaggcggatagatcacctgaggtcaggagttcaagactagcctggccaacatggggaaaccccgtctctactaaaaatacaaaaaaattagccgggcatggtggtgggcgcctataatcccagctacttgggaggctgaggaaggagaattgcttgaacctgggaggcagaggctgcaatgagcccagatcgcatcactgcactccagcctgggcaacaagagcaaaacaccgtctcaaaaaaaaagaaaaaaaactaaaaccactTTCATTTCACCACCTATGTATGTCCCTAAACAATGTACTGTTGGCTTTATTTCCTTTACATAAAAATGAACTTTTCTAAGAAATAAAGCTAAATACTCAACTTTTTAAGTCCATCCCATACTATGGGCAGAGCATCTTCGAGAAAGACTATTTCGACTACAGCTCTAGAAACCAAATAGAGAAACCTTTCCAAATCTTTGAGCTTTATGAGTGATGAAAAGTGGAGatcacaggccaggcgcggtggctcacgcctgtaatcccagcactttgggaggccgaggtgggcggatcacgaggtcaggagatcgagaccatcctggctaacacggtgaaaccctgtctctactaaaaatacaaaaaattagccgggcatagtggtgggcacctgtagtcccagctactcgggtggctgtggcaggagaatggcgtgaacctggaaggcggagcttgcagtgagctgagatcacgccactgcactccagcctgggtgacagagtgagactccatctcgaaagagaaaagaaaagtggaGATCAGATTTTATTTCATGTCTGGAAAATTTTACGAAAAaccagtaaaaaaaattttttataagcTATGTGGCTAATTTTAAACATACATGTAACGGAATATAAATGACCAACTTACATCTATTGGCAGTGAttcatcttctttttctgttAATCGCATATAAGAACGATCTATAAACCAGAAGCATACCATTAAGGAAATTgtagttcatttttctttcttaaaatgcagCAAATCAATATACCAAAGAAGTGGCTGACTTATATGCTACATAAAGTAATGCTAATCCTGGATTCCTCAAAACCTTCTATCTTCTAAGGTAGTCAGCCCTATCTTAGtcaactattttattttcatcatgacCTGCTTTGTCACCTTATAAAATGGGTAAGAGTGACAAGTGAGCAAGTATGAGGCAGAAATACcttagtataatttttctttcattattatagAAATACTAGAAACTTCTCAAAACTGTTACTTTCACTAACTCGCCAAAGAAatcacaattatttaaaaagtatagtcTACAGAAAATCTCAACTCTGAAatagcaccaccaccacacagTATGGACAAAATAATACTGGTATGGAAATGGTTCTCCTGAGAGGATACATTGGGGCAGTGGTGGAACAGGAATTCCATGAAGTCAATTTCTGCCTCTACTAGTTAATTATAATTCCGCTGCTGCTGCCTTAACCTCAGGAGGCAGCAAGGGATAAAAGAAAAGGATCAGGATTTGGAAACTGGTAAGCCTAAATCAGTGCCAGCTCTTCAATTtactataatttcatttaattaaagaAGCCCTCAGTGATCATAATACATATCTCAAGTTCAGAGTGTTAAAATGGGGGTGTCTTAGAATCAAAGAAATACAGTATCTATTTTTTTTCGTTACCTGAATTTCCACAacagtaaaatgagaataatgtgaggtgaggattaaacaagatacAGTAAATGACTGGTGCCCTACTATAACAAAGTTCATTACAGCCAAGATGAGCATGCCACAGTGCCACATTGTGCTATGTGCTGTTACACAGTCTGACATGACACACTTAGTCTTCAAATTACATATTACTCTATCCCTAACATGAGCATTATATATAAAGAGGTCTCACTGCAGTGGCAAATAAACAAGGCATTCTCATCAcccaaaacataaaatacaaaaatcttaaTTCTAGATGAACCTAGGACAATCCCTATTTAATAACGTACTTTGGACTAAATAATTCAAACTGTTTTTGAGTGTATGTGTATTGACTCTTGAAGGATAATGTGTTTAGAGACATTTCTTAAGTTTTAACCTACAGGTTTGTCATAAAGACAAGTGTAAAAGAAACATCAAACCAATACCAAAAATCGATTTTGACTAAACTTCTATCTGGTTCAATTCCTAGCTAGCTTGCTAGTTTGCATGAAGCCTCGCCTGCTTCTAACACTACCTTTAACCaggaatttcctcatctgtaaaatgaaggggtTGGACTTCAGTGAACTCCAAGGGCCCTTCTCGCCCCACAATCATATAATTCTACAGTTAAAGCTTACTGTAGGAAATGACACAGTACTGCAGAGTATCCTAAACTCTTCTAggacagtgtttctcaaattaaTGCGCATACAAATCACCCTGGGATCTTATTAAAACCCAGATTCTGATTGAACAGGTCTGGCCTGAGTGTCTTCTAATTACCTGCCAGGTGGTGCTCATGATGCTGGTCTGTTGACCACACTGTAAGCAGCAAGGATCTAGGATACTTTCCTTAACCTCCCAGTTCCCCTAAAATATGACTGTCCCTGCTTCCATGCATCCTTATACACTTTTAGCATATCACTTTATTGTAACTACTTCTTGATGCACTTGTTTTCCTTTAGACTTTGAACTGGCTCAGGGCATCACTGTATCTCTAGCACCTAACCACAGCGCAATTTCAACCAGCGACCCAAAACTGAATTTCATAACGCAATGTAGCACAAAtcttttgcccaaggtcacacagatgtAGCGGTAATGCAAGTTTTTAACAACCAGTCCTTTAGACTCccagtccagtgctctttctcctgTACCACAGTGCCTCCCTGAGGCAATCGGTCACTTAACTACTCAGTCTCTGCCTGGACAGCCCAAGAGTGCCCAAGATGTTGTCCACTTGGTTGTCGTGGGACCATGAGCAACCAGAGTCCTCAATCTCACAACTGTGCCTGATCTGCCCCATGCTGGATCTGACATCACTTGTCCTGGATTCCTGGAGACTCCTATTCTGAACCCTCTCCCAGACACCTCCTTCCAACCTTCCTGCAATTTCAGGTGCCACACTCTCTCCAAATTCAAACTCCGAACCTTCCACTGGGATCTCCTGCACTGATTTTCTTAGTCACCCCAAACTGTAAGGTCTCAAAGGACCACTAATCTGACACTCGGTCCGATGGTCCCTTAGAAGTGCGCCCACACACCGCCCCTAGGGTTCCACACCGAAGCGGTCCCCGTGCCCCAGGCACTTACGCTGCGCAGCGGAAAAGGCTGCGTGGGCTAGGGCAAAGAGACCGATGCCCACCAGCCCCTTCCACAGCGACGGCGCCATGATGCCGAAGGAGCAGCAGCCCAGCAAAAGAAGCGAAGGGCGGCGGAGCTGTTTTTTCTTCCACCGGCGGGTGTCCGCGCGCCGCAAAAAGATGACGTCACTGAAGTCCTGAGCGCGAAGTGTCTTAGTGGTGGA
This region includes:
- the MMGT1 gene encoding ER membrane protein complex subunit 5 — protein: MAPSLWKGLVGIGLFALAHAAFSAAQHRSYMRLTEKEDESLPIDIVLQTLLAFAVTCYGIVHIAGEFKDMDATSELKNKTFDTLRNHPSFYVFNHRGRVLFRPSDTTNSSNQDALSSNTSLKLRKLESLRR